One Nitrospirae bacterium YQR-1 DNA window includes the following coding sequences:
- the nusG gene encoding transcription termination/antitermination protein NusG, whose product MAKQWYVVHTYSGYEEKVKFSIEDKAQRGGLQDMISRVLIPTERVVEIKRGKKAESDKKFYPGYILVEMELNDETWHMVKTIPRVTGFVGGQNPVSLPPEEVEVILLQQEKGPGTEVKMQYEKGENVRIVDGPFSNFNGYVDDIDMDHGRLKVMVSIFGRQTPVELNFYQVEKA is encoded by the coding sequence AGGAAAAGGTAAAATTCTCAATAGAGGATAAGGCACAGCGCGGCGGGTTGCAGGATATGATAAGCCGCGTGTTGATTCCAACGGAGCGTGTGGTTGAAATCAAAAGAGGTAAAAAGGCCGAAAGCGATAAGAAGTTCTATCCCGGATACATTCTTGTCGAAATGGAACTAAACGATGAGACATGGCATATGGTCAAGACAATACCGAGGGTTACGGGTTTTGTAGGCGGCCAGAACCCTGTGTCACTTCCACCGGAGGAGGTGGAGGTTATACTGCTTCAGCAGGAAAAGGGCCCGGGCACTGAGGTTAAGATGCAGTATGAAAAAGGTGAAAACGTCAGAATTGTTGACGGGCCTTTTTCTAACTTTAACGGATATGTTGACGATATTGATATGGACCACGGCAGACTCAAGGTCATGGTAAGCATCTTTGGAAGACAAACGCCTGTTGAGTTGAACTTCTACCAGGTGGAAAAAGCCTGA